A window of Hordeum vulgare subsp. vulgare chromosome 5H, MorexV3_pseudomolecules_assembly, whole genome shotgun sequence genomic DNA:
GAATTTTAAATGTCATGATATGTGTTTCAAATATACAGGCAGTACATaagtatatatgcatgtatggaTTCATGCCTTGATGGATAGTCATGCATGCAAATATGCAATGTATTTggttttgtttatggatgtgcttAGCATATTTTATATAGTGAAATGACCGCATCGGTACGACAATGATGAAAAGTAGATGTGAGGTAGATATAAGATTACGCGTGGAGAGGAGTGAAAGTTGATCATTGCAAGCGAGACAAGCTCACATGCTCATGTGGTCTACTTCTTGTATGGTTGTTCACTCAAGAAATATAAATTTATTTTTAATTTGGTTTATTCTACTAACTGTTTGGTTTTTGGATATATACCATAAAAACGAAATTCGAAATGGGAACAAAATTTCATACCATACCGAAAACAAGAAACCATAAAATTAGTTTGGTTCAGTTTATTTTGATATGGTTTTTTGATTCAGTCTTGAAATGCATGGAGTGCAACTACCAAGTCTTATAAGCTGATATTTTGACCTTGCTATGAATAGCTAAACAAAATAAAACAGGTTGCCATgatatatactcccttcgtctgaAATTAATTGACGCTCAAACGGATGTATTTAGCActgaaatacatctagatacatccatctaAACGTCAACTAATTTTGAATGGAGGGAGTAAAATCGCCTTCATGATTCAAACAGGTAGAATAAAAATGCCTTAAACTGCAATTTATAATGACTTAACAATATAAACAACCAATTGGCGAGGTGTATGTTTGTTATATAAATTTGAAATATCTTATATATACAAAAAGAAGGCATGACCTTTGTAGCTAAAAATGCCATAGATGAAATTTTACAATTATCGTGCATGATAAATGAAATTTTCTGTAACTTCAAAAAATCAAGTAAACTTAATAAATAAGTTTGAAGCTAAGTTTCCATTGTTACATAAGATGATGGCTAAAACATATTTTAAGAAAAACTGTGAAAAAAGTCTCATTAGAACAAAATTTGCCATGTGATGTTTAAATATATCTGGCTAGGGTGTACAAGTAAATTTTCCATGGTGCTAAAATTAAATTTGCCATGgtagaaaataaaaaacaataTACCAAGGATTCTTCAGTAAAATTAACATGGTCCATGAAGTAATTTTGTCATGATGCAAAAGGGAAAATAAATtgctatggtccattaagtaaatTTCTGTCCAGAACTTCGCATGTCTGTTTAAGGGCTCATATGTGCAAGAAATGGTTCGTATTTGAACATTAGGCACATAATAGTGTTGACGATTTTCTATATTTTTATGAAAATTTTATTTTTTGGCCAAAATTTGACAAATTTCTGGACAAAACTTAAAATGTCTGTTTAAGGTTTCATATGTGCCTAGAAATGGGTCATATTTGAACATGAAACTCGTAATAGTGTTTATGATTTTCCAtaaattttatattttttctaagaatttcaaatttatttatttatacttTTTGGCACGTGAAAGACCCAAacgtgctgctgaaagttggaagcagggggTACTATAATAATACTTTAGTGCACATAGAAACACATGCATTAGTTGAACTGTTATTCTTTCAAGTTGACAAAATGGCATGGGGAGAGGTATACGAAAGCTAGGGTGGTATATGCCCAAGTTCAGTTTTTGTAATGCATATCTTCAACTGATGGAAATTAGGAGCAACTAATTGAAGAGCGCTCCTTTGAAATTCTTCGAAGGGTCACTCTCATGCGTAGCCATTCGGCCTGTTTTTAGCTGCTGTCATGTGTCGCGCTCTAGACACTCCCTctaacttttttatttttttgcatgcatttttgatttttttagatTGTTTTATTTCGTTTTTTTTGGACTATTGATTTTTAAAGGTCTTTCTTACATTTTGgaccaaaaacattattttttttcatgaaaacaTAGTATTTTCTTCCTCGAGAGGCATGGATTTGCTTCCGCAAGAGGCATGGCCGTGCATCTCAAAAACGAAAAAAACCTGCATTTTCTATCTTCCTCGAAAGGTAGGATTTTGCTTCCATGAGAGACAggaatttgctttcatgagaggtaCAACGGTGCCTCTTGAAAACGGGCAAaccatgtttttttcttttctcgagAGGTACGGTTTTGCTTACGCGAGAGACATGAATTTGCTTCCGCGAGGAGCACATCCGTGCTTCTTGAAAACGAAAAAGAACGTGTTCTCTTtttctttcgcgagaggcacgattttttcATCCAAGTTTTTTTATAAAACGAAGtttgtcaaaacctatcaacatgatgtctagttttgaagatctcgacgcgagataTCCAATTGTAAAAACAGTTTGATATTTGTACGTACGTTTTAAGAGATAAAATGTTTCGAATAAACGGATCTATGAAAAAACAAAAAGCTTTCCGGTTACGTCAAATGAAACACTTGTCACAATCTGAAAAGATAAGAGTATTTCGATGAAAATCAGAGTCACACAGATCCAATCAACCCTCTCTATTAACTGCAGAAAGCCCAAAGGTCTGTCCATCTCGAAGTCTCAATCAGCCCAACCCAAAACGGCCGCGGCAAAGCCGCCACCCTTTGCCACCCTCAGTACACAGACAGGCAGTGGGGCGGCGAGCTCCTCCGGAACCAGTCGCCACCCTCAGTATCGCCCGAGCAGAGACACAagcttggaagaagaagaagaagaaaaatctccGATGTCTCCGGCCGCTTcgcacgccgccgtcgccgcgctcGTGCGCCTCCCTCCCCGCCCCGCGCGGAGCTCCCTGCGACATCAAGGTGCGCGAGCTTCCGCCTCTCACTTTCGGATCCCGTGAAAAAATGCTAGCTAAAACCCTAGCCCTGCTCAAGGTTTTGGCCGCGTCGGAGCCTCGCCGCTGGCCGTGCGTGCGGCCAGGGACTCGGACGGGTTCAGGCCTCTGGTCTCTGAGAAGCCCGAgtggccggcgccggcgccggcgaagCGGGAGGGCCTGGATGGTTTCGGCCGGGAGGCGAGCAACGGGGAGGAAGACGGGCAGGTGCAGGGCGAGCTGGCTCCGTGGAGCGTTCTCAACCAGCTCGGCGTCGAGGTGAGCGCGTGCACCCGCCTTGTATTTGTTGATTTGTATGCAAGTAGTCTGTCTTGCTCAAGGTTTCAGTCTGTTTGTTTAGCATATAGATTGGGGGCAGATTGCTTCAGTGTTCAGATCAGTTTCAGCTTTCCAGGATGTACCTGATTTGTTGCATATTCGGAAAACAAGCAAGTCGCCATTGCCACCTTTGGGTTATAGTGATGATTGTGCTGGAGTTTGATATTGAGCTACGGTAGTTTAACTTTAAACTGATTTGGTAGAGCACAGTTAACTGAAATCACCCGAATTTTAGATAATTTTCAGCCCTCGATCTGCACAGCGATTTGTGCGATTCTTCGTCCCGTCTGGTGGCGCAAGTACTTGCCGGAGATGTAAGATGGAGCTGATATGGAGGCCGAGGAGAGAATGGGTGACCTTGCTGACGAGGTTGTTAGAATTGTGAGGCAGAGCTGAGTCTGGTGGCCTTGCTGGAGAGGTCTTCTGAGTGGAGTTTTGGGGTTCACTGGCACCTGAGATGCACTTGTGCTCTCTGTGCTTAGTGGGAAGGCCAGTGGGGGTTGCGTGCCGGCCTCGGGCGACGGGCTGGTGTCGGAGAGCGGGTTGATGAGAAGGGATGGACAGTGGCCACTACGGCCGCGACTACGGGAGAGGGGGGCATTTGGATTTGGGGTCAACAGAGAGAAAGCAGTTAACGAAATTTCAGTCACATGTGCACTAGGAGCCTCCTTAGTTAGTTATAGTGTTATACTAGGTACTTGATCTAACTTCTTTGCTGGCTCGAAAGTGAATTCTTAGAGAGTGATTGTGTTTTCTTCACTCTTATAGAGATGCAAATGTGTGATGGCAGTCTGTTCGCCTTCTCCTCTTGCTtttttacatgtgggatcatcacAAAATTATAGCAAAACCCATATACACATGCAGAGACCCCAATAACTTCCTTCCAAATTCAGAATTCAAATCATGGGCATTTTGTGAAGGAAAAAATACAGTTGCCTTTGCATCCACTGCCAAAGTATATCCTATTGAAGTAGTTCTGCTGATGTTACAACTGATTTCTCTGTGCTTTTATTTCTTCATAGAAGCACATATGCGTCTAAGCAATGAAAAACTATCTGTTGAATTGCATTTATCTCTAAAGGAAAACACTTTATGATACACAAAGCTGAAGGTTTATTTTCAAAAGAACAATGAGTAACAGCAGCAATTTATATATTAGATTCAGAATCCCTGGTAATTTGGTCGCACTGTTTTGCCTTTATAGTTACATTAAGCTACTTTTTGGATCTTACATAATGAAAATGCATTAGTCTTTTCAGTTCATACAGCTGTAATTCTGATAAATGAGATTGAGTGAATATTTTACATTCACTAGGGGTGATATTACTTTTTAGAACTCTCTTGTTCTTAAATCTCATCAAATTTCCTTCAGGGTTGCCCTTGCTGTGAAAAATGCTATTTTGTGCTATTCTGTGCATTGGTTGCGGTAATGCAGTTTTAATGGACTAAATCTGTGAACTGTCTTATGTAGCTGGATTCTGACAGTTCATATACTGCTCTAGTCTATGGGTCCTCCGCCATTGTTGCTATttggatatcatcaatagtggttTCTGCACTTGAATCAGTCCCTGTGGTACGTTTATTTCTATTTCTCACACTCTTGGCCCGTCCTGGTCCCAATGCATGAACTGGAGAGTGCGGATTATTGTTTACATcataatacgtatctggtttgaaaATTTGCTAGCTTTGAACCTGCCGCCATTTATTTGTAGATATCAATTGGAATAGGAGAAATGAAAATTAGACTTCCATGACTTGCTTATGACACTTGACATATCATGATATGACAAaaaggcaagaattaccaatcaaaAGTTTATTTTAGAAAAAGCATATAGCTAAAGGCTCATACTCCCTGAATCGCAAAATATGTCTTATTTTTTTggtcctaagactttgtttagtttgaccaagtttataaaaataaatatcGATATCTGTGATACCAAAAAAATACACTATggaaatatatttgatgtatctATTGGTATTGTAGacgtggattttttttttgtctataaacttggtcaaacttAAGAGAGTTTGACTTAAGACAAAACAAATAGGATTTACATTTTGGGAAGGAAGGagtagtttttttttttgaaaaggtggAAGGAGTACTTTATTTGCTGGAAATGGTGAGCGGTGCAAACTTGCTGATTCCATCAACGGGTAGAATCTAGTTTAGATCTTAGTGAAACAGTTACGTGATCACACTGAACAATTGTACCAGCTCTAGAAACATCCCTTCTTTAAATAAGTTCTAAAATACTCTAGCAAACGCGTATGGAAATTTGTGAATCTCACAATATGACTGTACATTGGGCAGGTTCCTCAGGTGATGGAAGTGGTTGGCCTCGGCTTCACAGTTTGGTTCACCTCACGATATCTGATATTTAAGGTGATTGGTGTACTCAGTTCGAAGTTTGAACTGATAAATACCCACAGTGGAGGACTGACATTTCTACTACTTATTATGTAGGAAAACAGGGACGAGTTGATCACGAGAATCGGCTCCATCAAGAGGCAGGTACTTGGGTCTCGGGACGACTGAGCAATTTTGCAGCGGTCTGTTGTAGTTCTAGTGCAAAAGATGCTGAGATAATCTGGTACCCATACCTGCTTTCCCTTTTTCGACCAAAAATGTTCTGAATGATTAGTATTTTATTCCAGGCCTGCCTTGAGATCGTGGTTGGTTTCTAGATTAGTTTTAGCGAGTCGTGTCACCCGACTGTTGCGCCTTTCTGTCACTCCGTTCGAATAAAGTGTAGGAGCAATGCTGCCCTGTGGAGTTCCTTGCGTTGCATGCGACCTTCTGGGGCTGCTAATTATTCAAGTCATCGTTCATGACGATGTATGTGGACAGCTTCGTCAGGTGGCTGCAAACAGTCTCTGTCGTGGGGTTCCAATTGCAATCAGAGAGGAGTTTTGTTAACTTGATTAGTATATCTCCGTGGCCTACTTTGGTTGGTGTTTGTTATATTGTCAGTCAGCCAGGTTGAGGTTGGTCCTTGTTGCAATGAGAATCGCCAGCCTTCACCAACCAATCAGGTTATTTTCCTTATGCATATATAAAATAAACCTAtgttattttctttatttttccgtTAGCCATTCTGTTCAGCACCGATGCTAAATTTCACTTGGGATGATCAAACGATGAATGATATATGTTTGCGATTCGGAGGACCGGAGTTATTCCTACTTTTCAAAAAAGGGAAACTCCTCctgaatagggaaagcagtttttCTTCCCTTGCCCTCGCCGTCGAGAAACGGTTTAGGTTTCCCCGGTTTAGCTACGGCCTGCATTCATAAACGGTTACCTCGAACGAGGCCGCAGAAAGGCAAGGTCAACCGAGGAGCCCAAAAGGGTAGCAGCTCAGTTTTGTCAAACTGTCAATCAGTTTTGAACACTGAAGCGTTGAACACATCATCACAGTGCAGAGGAGGCGATCGCTTTCCTGAAAGGCTAAAAACTGAAGGCTCAGTTGGCCTTTAGCCTATCACAGTGGGAAGGAGGCAATCGCTTTCCTAAATGGCCATTAGCGCTGAGCATGAGGCAGGAATCAGTTGGGGTTTTTGCCCTGTGGGGGCGAGGCGGCTATTACAGATGCGACCAGGCAGGAAGGCGGAAGAGGGTCGTCCTGACTAATCTATTGAAAGAGGGGTACGGACAATAACAAACTATGAGAAATTATTAGTCTATTGATGACCAGAATAATAACTCGGCCTGTGTTATCAATTCACTGCATTCTACTCATGCTACCGATCAAGATATAGAGCAAGGAATGGTCATCTGTTCAATCAATCAACAAGATAAAAAAGGCTCATGGGACTTCTCGAGATCACAACCATGAAGATATAGACTTGTAGCCAAAAAAAAAAATGACTGCATGCATCGTGTAGATGTGGGAtcatcctctttttttcttcttaaaagcaaagcaaaaaaagaaaggaaaaagaaGGCGGCGACGAGGATGAAAAGCACACCACCGCAGGTGCGTGCAACACATGCCATGAGAACCACGAGACTCGTCACACGCAAGGCCTACGACGGCCACCGCGGATCTTCCGTTTTACGAACGGAGAACTGAAGCCACACGCAGCGAATCGGATTGCTTTCCCTATCATTCAGAAGAATAGAGTTGAATCGCTCTCCCCGTCGGCCCCTGGAAAACGTCGCCTTCCTAGCGGCAGAAACCACCCGATTTCCAGAAATGCACAGCACAAGGCAGGCTGCACGGCCCTaattcattcattcatttcatTCGTTCAGAGAAGAAAACACACATCGCATTCCCCGTTTCCGACATGCGGACGCGAGCGCGCGCGCACGCAAACACGTAAATCACCGACGCCTGCGCGTTCGTCGCTTCATCACTTGTGTCGCAGCTTTCGTCCGTCCCCTCTCACGGAAAGATCCTGCCCGGCCCCACCTACCATCGGCCCCTCGCCGTCCGTTCAGATCTTTCCGCCCCCGGCCCCGGCCCCGGCCGGCGACACCGCCGCGCCTCCCACACGTGCCCCCCAGCCCCAGCCGCCGCGCAGGGACGGAACGGCAGCGCCCACCCGCTCGGACGCTGACATGTGGGCCCGTCCGGCCGCGGTGACGTGGTAGGTGTCGTAGGGTGCCTTCGTCTTCCCGCAGATAAAGCCAAGCCCAGCGAGGCCAAcaactcctccttcctccctccctccctcgtggACTCCACCAAAACTAAACCCTCCCCCACCCCTCTCTCCGAGTTGGATGCGCGTGAGCCGCCGCCCGTGACCAGCCAGCCAGCACACCGCGACCTCCGGCGGAGATGGCGTCCATCTCCGGCGCGGCGgcgccgccctcctcctcctccgcgtgCAGGCTCCGGCTCCGGAGGCAGCTGCTCATGCGCCCATCCCACCTCCGCCTCCGCGCGCCCCATTCCATCGCGGACCTctcccgctcctcctcctcccacgcccCGGCCCCGCCGCTCGCGGCGTCCAGGGCGCCGggccagggcggcggcggcggcgcggtcgaGAAGGACCCGATCAAGCTCTGGGACCGCTACGTCGAGTGGCTCTACCAGCACAAGCAGCTGGGCCTCTTCGTCGACGTCAGCCGGATGGGCTTCACCGACGACTTCCTCCGCCGGATGGAGCCGCTCATGCAGCGGGCCTTCGTCGCCATGGGGGAGCTCGAGAAGGGCGCCATCGCCAACCCCGACGAGGGCCGCATGGTCGGACACTACTGGCTCCGCGACCCCGGCCTCGCCCCCAACTCCTTCCTCCGCACCAAGATCGAGAAGACCATCGACCACATCCTCGCCTTCTCCCAGGACATCATCTCTGCCAAGGTCAGCGCATTTTGTTTTTCATACAATTGAATTGAATTGTTGCTACTCCTGAGGAGTAGAGCGTTGATAAAGGAGTATGCGAGTTTGTGATGCTACGGCATCACTCTtgtgtatttatatctctgccaTGATGAAAGCTTAATTTTAGGGGTGAGTTGAGGCAATGCAATTGCTTATTCTCAGTCAGAGAAAGAGTGCCAGTGCCCAGTGGTACCATTAGCTTTAGTTGTCTAGCAAACCACCTCGAAGCATTCGGAAAAAAACATTATCAGAAGTTGAGCATACAGGTTTTCGTTGTACAATTCTATTGCTGAGGAAGAGGCTCGAGCATGTTTGTGTGTAAGGCTCTAAGCATGCTCTGGCACAGTAATACACACACGCAGTTTGGTCATTGGCTTGAATGGATTTTAGGGAATGTGCCAGATAGGTGCTGATTAAGATTATTCATGCTTTTCCTGTGTTCATCTTCAATCATTAGTTCACTACAAGCTCTAACAAGCCATTTTTGCTATAAAAATCCAGATTAAACCTCCGTCATCTCAGGCTGGTCGTTTTACTCAAATACTCTCTATAGGGATTGGAGGATCGTCTTTGGGGCCTCAATTTGTTTCTGAGGCGCTTGCGCCTGATAACCCCCCATTGAAGGTATTGTCCCGAGTTCTCTAATCTGCGCAATGTACCTTGATTGCTTTTTTCCATGCTGTGTATTTACGTCTGTTTCAAGCACTATAAACATTACCCTTTTTTTTTTCTGCTTGATATCAGATACGATTTATTGACAACACCGACCCTGCTGGAATTGATCATCAAATTGCTCAACTAGGGGAGGAACTTAGATCTACTCTTGTAATTGTAATCTCTAAGGTACATATATAGTTCCTACATTTCCTTATTATGCCCTTCTTTTCCCATTGCTATTAGATACTTGTTTGCATCACATGCTTGTTATACGTACAGAGTGGTGGTACACCTGAAACCCGGAATGGTCTACTAGAAGTACAAAAAGCCTTCAGAGATGCTGGACTGGATTTCTCAAAACAGGTTTTGACCCcagtccccccccccccttttgcaTGTTAATTCATATATTGAAATGCCAAATGCTGTATGTTGGGCTAATCTTTAACTACAACCAGTCAATATTACTCTGGACTCATTAATTTACTATAGATGCTGATGGCAGCCTATCAGGGTTGTGACTTGTGAGGTACACTGGAATTAATTAATCTCATGTTTCATGTACAAACTAGTGGCAAGGAGAGAATCTGTATATGCTATTTTAGTTGTGTCGTATAACTCGATTCTCTATGGATGCAATGCATTAATACATAATTTTGTGGTCATTGTCATTGCTCAGTAAGTAAGCATTCATCTTGACTATACAATTGATTTTTCTAaaccaatgtgaaaattgttcataagacgacgacaacaacaacaacaaagcctttagtcccaaacaagttggggtaggctagaggtgaaacccataagatcttgcaaccaactcatggttctggcacatggatagcaagcttctgTGCACCCCTGTCCagggctagttctttggtgatactccagtccttcagatctctctttacaGACTCCTTCCTTGTCAAGTTCAGTCTATCCCTACCTCTCTTGAAATTATCAGCACgctttagccgtccgctatgcactaGCGCTTCTTGAGGCCTGCACCGAATATGTGCAAACCATCTCAGATGGTGTTGGATAAGCTTCTATTCAGTCGGTGCTACCCCAGctttgtcttgaatatcatcattccggaccaggtccttccttgtgtggccacacatccatctcaacatgcgcatctccgccACAGCTAAATGTTGAACATGTCTGCCTTTTAGTTGGCCAACACGCAGCGCCGtacaacattgcgggtcgaaTCGCTGTCCTGTAGAatatgccttttagcttttgtggcactctcttgtcatagAGAAcgtcagaagcttggcgccacttcatccatccggctttgattcgatggttcacatcttcatctaTATTCCCATCCTTCTGTAGCATTGACTCCAAATATCAAAATGTGTCCTTCTGAGGCACCACCTACCCATCAAGgctaacctcctcctcctccttctgcccgTGCCTAGTAATATTGAAACcgcacctcatgtactcggtttttgttctactaagtctaaaacctttgattccaaggttTGTCTCCATAGCTCTAACTTCCTATTGACCCCCgtccgactatcatcgactagcaccacatcatctgcAAAGAGCAtaaaccatgggatatctcctt
This region includes:
- the LOC123398935 gene encoding uncharacterized protein LOC123398935 isoform X2: MSPAASHAAVAALVRLPPRPARSSLRHQGFGRVGASPLAVRAARDSDGFRPLVSEKPEWPAPAPAKREGLDGFGREASNGEEDGQVQGELAPWSVLNQLGVEVPQVMEVVGLGFTVWFTSRYLIFKENRDELITRIGSIKRQVLGSRDD
- the LOC123398935 gene encoding protein CURVATURE THYLAKOID 1D, chloroplastic-like isoform X1 codes for the protein MSPAASHAAVAALVRLPPRPARSSLRHQGFGRVGASPLAVRAARDSDGFRPLVSEKPEWPAPAPAKREGLDGFGREASNGEEDGQVQGELAPWSVLNQLGVELDSDSSYTALVYGSSAIVAIWISSIVVSALESVPVVPQVMEVVGLGFTVWFTSRYLIFKENRDELITRIGSIKRQVLGSRDD